From a single Osmerus eperlanus chromosome 8, fOsmEpe2.1, whole genome shotgun sequence genomic region:
- the slc35f1 gene encoding solute carrier family 35 member F1, whose protein sequence is MIPAQQNHVVTTIETIPPDTVTASPSLLQRIRKVLNRELVVTLALGQVLSLLICGIGLSSKYLAQDYHANTPVFQSFLCYILLFLVYTTTLAVRQGEENLLAILKRRWWKYMLLGLVDIEANYLVIKAYQYTTLTSVQLLDCFVIPVVLLLSWFFLLVRYKAVHFVGVGVCLLGMGCMVGADVLVGRQQGLGEQKLMGDLLVLGGATLYGISNVCEEFIVKNLSRVEFLGMMGLFGSFFSGIQLAIMEHKELLRVPWDWQIGLLYIGFSACMFGLYSFMPVVLRRTSATAVNLSLLTTDLYSLFCGLFLFHYKFSGLYLLSFFIIVLGLVLYSSSSTYVAQDPRVYKQFRNAGHPFTDTPTLGPLEPSVTYTSLGQEVEEEPRIRVA, encoded by the exons ATGATACCCGCTCAGCAAAATCATGTTGTCACAACGATTGAGACAATCCCACCCGACACCGTCACGGCATCGCCGAGTCTGCTTCAGAGGATTAGAAAAGTACTGAACAG ggAGCTGGTGGTGACCCTGGCGCTGGGTCaggtgctctctctcctcatatGTGGCATAGGTCTGAGCAGCAAGTACCTGGCTCAGGATTACCATGCCAACACACCCGTGTTCCAGAGCTTTCTCTGctacatcctcctcttcctcgtctaCACCACCACACTGGCTGTCAGGCAAg gtgaggAGAACCTGCTGGCCATTCtgaagaggaggtggtggaagtACATGTTACTGGGACTGGTCGACATTGAGGCCAACTACCTGGTCATCAAGGCCTACCAGTACACCACTCTGACCAGTGTACAG ctgctgGACTGTTTCGTCATCCCTGTAGTGCTGctgctgtcctggttcttcctgCTGGTCAGGTATAAGGCGGTCCACTTCGTGGGCGTGGGGGTGTGTCTGCTGGGCATGGGCTGCATGGTGGGGGCGGACGTACTGGTGGGACGCCAGCAGGGCCTGG gAGAGCAGAAGCTGATGGGGGACCTGCTTGTCTTGGGAGGGGCCACCCTCTACGGCATTTCCAACGTGTGTGAGGAGTTCATCGTCAAGAACCTCAGCAGGGTGGAGTTCCTGGGCATGATGGGGCTGTTCGGGTCCTTCTTCAGCGGCATtcagct GGCCATCATGGAACACAAGGAGCTGTTGAGGGTTCCCTGGGATTGGCAGATAG gTCTGCTGTACATCGGGTTCAGTGCCTGCATGTTTGGGCTGTACAGCTTCATGCCGGTGGTCCTGAGAAGGACCAGTGCCACCGCTGTCAACCTGTCTCTGCTCACCACCGACCTCTACAGCCTCTTCTGtggcctcttcctcttccactaCAAG TTCTCTGGGCTGTACCTGCTGTCGTTCTTCATCATAGTTCTGGGTCTggtcctctactcctcctcctccacctacgTGGCCCAGGACCCTCGCGTCTACAAACAGTTCCGCAACGCAGGACACCCCTTCACGGACACGCCCACACTGGGGCCCCTGGAACCCTCGGTGACCTATACCAGCCTGggccaggaggtggaggaggagcctcGCATCAGGGTGGCCTGA